GGCGAGCAGGATCCAGTAGTTCCCCGGCGCCGGATTCATCGGGTACGCGAGCCACACGTTGTTGCGCGCCGCCGCGTCCGCCGCCAGGCGGTCGCCGGTCAGCGCCAGCGCCCCGACGATGATCGTCCACGCCCCGCCGAACGCCGTGGCGCCGACAATCACGTAGCGCTGCAGCGCCAGCGCGGCGAGCGCGCCGGCGATCGCGAACAGGATCACCACGATCGCTCCGGGCTCCCGGCCGAGCGCCGCCCAGATCATGCTTGCGGCGAGCGCGCCGATGCCCGCGCCGAGCAGCGCCACGCCGACGAAGTACGCCGCGATCAGGATCAGCGCGCCGACCACGCCGCCGGCGATCGCCGCCACGATCATCCACATCGTGTTCTCCGGGCCGGCGATGCCGCTCGCGAACAGCGCGCCGAGGATGAATCCGTAGATGCCGAGGACGACGCGGAAGACGCGGTAGCCGGCGAAGCAGGAAATCAGTCCTCCGACGAGCAGGATGATGGCGGCGGGGGTCTGGAAGGACGCCGGAAGCATGAACCTGCGATTATAGTCCCAGCATCTCATGCGACGTTCCCTCTCGGGTGTGCTCACCGGACTCGGCGGCCTCGCGCTCCTGGCGTGGATGGTGTCGAGCGTCGGCGTCGCCGAGATCGCGTCCGACGTCCGCCAGGTCGGGTGGACGATCGTGGCGATCATCGCCATCGGCGGCCTGCGCTTCCTGCTGCGCGCGGCCGCCTGGCGCATGTGCCTCGATCCGCCGCACACGATGTCGCTCGGCGACGCCTTCGCCGCCGTCGTCTGCGGCGATACGATCGGGAACCTGACGCCGCTCGGCCCGCTGGTCGGCGAGCCGGCCAAGGCCGCGTTCGTGCGGGGGCGCGTGCCGCTCGGGCCGGCCGTCACCGCACTGGCGATCGAGAACGTGCTCTACACGCTGT
This region of Vicinamibacterales bacterium genomic DNA includes:
- a CDS encoding DUF4203 domain-containing protein, producing MLPASFQTPAAIILLVGGLISCFAGYRVFRVVLGIYGFILGALFASGIAGPENTMWMIVAAIAGGVVGALILIAAYFVGVALLGAGIGALAASMIWAALGREPGAIVVILFAIAGALAALALQRYVIVGATAFGGAWTIIVGALALTGDRLAADAAARNNVWLAYPMNPAPGNYWILLAWIALGVTGVIVQLAVTAKGRK